CGGTTAACTCTGCCCGTGTTAACTGGCTGGCAACCAGTTCAAGCTGGGCATCAACCTGACTCTGCTGAGCAGTAATAATGTTAATTTTGGCACGGTCTCTTACTGCCAGCGCTTCCTGATACTGACGATTCAGTTTGGCTTTTTCACTTAACCATTTCAGCCGTTCCAGACGTAGATCCCGGTCATCCAGATGAATCAGGACCTGTCCTGCCTGAACTTCATCACCTGCCCTTGCTGTTGCTGACTCAATATAACCGTCATAAGGTGCAACAACTGCCCGCTGAATAGCACTATTGATGCGTGCTTCGGCAGATAAACGATAAGGGCCTGTCGCGGTATATAAAAAATAGCTTAGTGCCAGAAAGCCAATAAAGAACAGCTTTCGACCAAGAAATCCAGGGCCCAGTAAGCGGCCTAACTGACGACTCGCCGAGTCTGTGCACTTACGCCACAAAGGCCTGTCGTTTAAGCGTTTGTCTTCCAGTGCTGGCATCACCAGGCTGGCAATGCTCTGACAAAGTTCCGCCTGTTCATCACTGAAAGGCACATCCGGATTACCTTCCAATATCAGCGCACCGTAAGCTTCACCCTTAAGATAAAGCGGAATTGATAGCACACAAGCATCACCTTGCTGCTCGGACAGTTTGCTATGCGCTAATACCACCTCGGTTGCTGTCACATCCTGTTGGGGAAAACGAATCATCTGGCCCTGATCAAGCGACTCATCCATCACTTGCTCAATACAACGCACCAGATTCATCCGTTTACCGAACTGAGTGCTGTGTGACAAATGCTTCAGACGGGAACGGTTATGCTTGTATTCCCCCAGGCTTACCCGGTCACAATTAAACAATACTGCCAACTCAGTCACTAAACGTACTGCAGCACTGGGATAATCAGGCTCCGCCATTACCCGGGCCAAAATATCTACCCGCTCAGCAATACCGTGCTGATCCTGACTTATCTGCTGCAGGCGATGCTGATAATCCACCACCTCAATCCCGGCAACACTCCACTGTAATACAGCAAGAGCATGGTGCAGATCCTGCTCACGGTTTACGCCCACAGCCATGGCTATCAGCGCAATCATTTCGCTGTTGGTATCTCTCAGCGGATATACCAGTGCAAATACTTCACTCTGTTCCTGACTACCCAGACTCGCCACCTGAGGCTGGTCACTGTCGACCTGCTCCATCGCAATATCTATCAGCTGATAGAAGTATTGCGAATTGTTTTCCAGCGTCGCAGCCTGTACCAGCGTCCCCTGCACAGGTACAAGAATCAGTGCTGACTGCAAGCCATCGATCAGATGGTCCTGACCTGCAAGCCAGTCACCGTAATACTCTTCCTGCGCAGAATTTATCTGCCCCTGACTGGCGCTGTCTAACGCCATTAAACCTAATTCAGTCGGGTTGAGCTGCTCGTTCATAAATACAGTATTACTCTGCTAAAACCGGATGGACCTTAAGAAACAAAAGGCAAAGCGCTCTCACGCTTTGCCTTTGTAGATTACCCTGTGCCACAGGGCGAGACCAGTAATGATCACACAGGCTGAGACGTCTTACTCCTGTTCCCAGTTATCACGTTTACGCTTCTTTTGCTCAGATGACTTGCCGGCTTTCATCACAGCCCAGCCACCAAAGCCTGCCAGAGCCGTTTCAAGGTTGATGCCCGAAGACTCTTTACCAGTAGGAGAATCATTTGCTTCAGCTGAAGTAGCTTCTTGAGGTTGCTCTACTTTTTCATCCTCAGAAACAGCTTCTGCTTCCACCCCGGCTTCTTCAACCGGCTCACAGAAACCATCTTCATTTTCAACACAGACTTCTTCCTGTTCTTCACCATCTGTTAAAGCTTCACCTTCAACAGGAATGCCAGCGGCAGTCGGGGCAGTTGGCAATACGATATCCACGCCCGGACCAGCTGCAGAACCACCCTGAGCCAGCGCCAATAAACGTCCCAGAGCTTCTTCAGCCTCACCACTAAACTCAGTTGCGATAACTGTTCGGCTTCGAGCCACTTCACCCAAATCAGACTGATCAAACACCTGTTGAGCAAAACTGGTAAACAGACCAAACTGAGCCATTCGTATCAGGTCAAGATTACCCTGTGCCAGCGAAATAACAAAAGTGGCCTGCTCCCCAGATGGATTTTCCTCAAAAGTAAAGCGACCGTATTCACCGACGAATACATCTTCAGTAAAGCTGGCATAGAAAGTATCGCCACCAAAGTGCCCTTGCAGACGATCCAGACCGGTACCGCCCAATAAGGTATCGTCACCGCCGGTAAACAGATCTATTGCCTCAAATACAAGGTTTCCGGCTGTACGGGTAACCTGACTGCCATCACCACCAATAATGTCATCGCCAGCAGCACCGTCGATCCGGTCAGCACCAAAGCCGCCAAACTGGATATCCCGGTCGGAACCGCCGGTAATATCATCATCACCACCAATAGACGTATCACCGGTTCGAGCAACCTGATACCGGCCAGTCGTATCACTTTCAATACGACCATCATCACCGATAATTACTGTCTAGCCGGAATCGTTAGTGACGATATCATCACCCACACCTGCAATCAGTTGATCTTCGCCGCTGCCCAGGCTGATAGTATCGTTACCACCGGTCGTGTTAACGGTATCAGTGCTAAACACTTCACTTCGAATGCCGTTAAGCAGATTTACCTGACCGTTATCACCGATAACCGTGTCATCGCCGGCACCGGTTGTCAGCGTGTCGCCGGCATAACCACCCAGAACAATATCGTTACCTGCACCGGAGCTGATGGTATCAACATCACCTAATTGTGGATCGGTTGTGAACGCTGATGTCAGTGCCCCAGCTGATGAATAGTTAAGGGTACCGTTATCGCCGATAATATTATCGTTACCAGCTCCGGTAGTGACTGTATCTTTACCAACGCCCGCAATCACCTGATTATTACCGCCAGACAGGGTAATAGTGTCATTACCACCGGTAGCATTGGTTGTATCCGTGCTATCGATACTTGTCACTATACCTGCTGCCAGCTCGATGCGGCCGTTATCACCAACCACCCAATCATTGCCAGTGCCAGCAGTAATTTCATCATTACCGAAACCTGCGAGAATCAGGTTATCGCCATTACCCGCATCAATAATGTCTCTGTCACCCAGGTTATGTTCCCGGGTTTCTGCGGATACCAGAATACCTTTGTCGGTATAAGTCAGTATGCCGTTATCACCAATGATGTCGTCATTGTTATCACCACCGGTAAGCGTATCCATACCCAGGCCACCCAGAATGCTGTCATAACCTTCGCCACCATCTATGGTGTCGTTGCCGGTTGCGTGAGCAGTACCTGTTACTGTTGTGAATACCTGTGCACTGTTACGTAAATCAACCGTACCGAAATCACCCAGGATAATATCGTTACCCGCCTGGCCCAGTACCTGATCATCTCCTGCACCGGCCAGAATAATATCGCTACCTTCGTTGCCTTCTATTTCGTCACGCTTACCGGTATTGGTATTCAGGCTGGCAACCAGAACCGCATAATTCGCTGCCAATGTTACCTTACCAAGGTCACCAATCAGAATGTCATTATCAGCACCGGTCAGAGCAGCATTACCCGCGCCGTTTCCGCCATATAGTTTGTCTGCGTCAGCACCACCAATAAGAATATCGTTGCCGCCGTTACCGTACACAGTATCAGCACCGCCAACTGCAGCATCCAGTGTAATGATGCTGTCCAGAGTAGATATATCGGTGTCACCATCGGTGTAATCCAGCTTGCCGCTATCGCCCAGCAGGATGTCATTGTCAGCGCCACCATCAATGCGGTCTGCACCAAAGCCACCGATGATGATGTCATTACCAGCGTTACCACGCAGAATGTCATTCCCACCTTTATCCCGGTTGGTATTGGTAATACTGACAACCGCACCAGTGGTCAGTATGCGGTTAGTACCGCTTACCTGAACCACTTCGCCTTTATCACCGAAGATAATATCCTTACCTTCACCGCCATCAACCGTATCTTTACCGGCGATCAGAGTGTCAGCTGTTTCTGGATTATCTGTCGATGTATTCGCAGTGTTCACGACTTCGAGCACTTGTGTAGACAGGTTCAGACGTGTGCTGATATCCAGGTTAAAGCCTGCATCACCATAAATATGGTCATGACCGCCAAGACCTTTGATGATGTCATCACCGGAGCCACCAGCAATATGATCACCAAAGTTACTGCCCGTCAGCGTATCGTTACCCTGGCCGCCATAAATGACAACCGACCCACCGGCACCGCTGGCATCAATAATATCGTTGCCCGGTGTAGTAAATTCACGTCCCTTAGCTGTTTTTTGCAGAGACGTCGCATTGTAAGAAGAGCCATCCTGTACAGAATCACCCAGCAGAATCAGCGCACCGTCAGCATCGCTACCGGTCACTTTAATCGTATCGTTACCGCCGCCGCCGTGAATCACAGTAATGGCACCTTTTGCGGTACCCGTTACTGTAAAGGTGTCATTACCTGTACCCAATAAAGTATCAATCACTTCTATATCGCGATATTCGATACCTTTACCCGCAGGCATGCCTAATCCAGTGATAGTGGTGGCCGTCAAAACACCGGTATCATTCTGAATGCTGCCATCATTGAAGACATTCAGAGTATCAGTCTGCTGAGTTTCATCCAGACTGATATTTACGATTGATAACTCACCATCAGTTTCTGTTGGCAACATGACAGCTTTGGACAGATCACGTGCCTTACCATCCGGTACACCGCCTTCGATAATCAGCTTACCGCGAATATCAGTCAGGGTATGCGGCTGCAATGGTGGATTCTGTACCGGCTGGCTGTTGGCATCAGGTACATAGGCAGGATTAACCGCCAGTTGAATTGTAATTGGCTTATTCCAGTCGCCATCGGTAATACCGAAAGTAACTGTATTATCCGTACTGTTAAAACGTGGGTCGGTACTGCTGAACAGCGTCTGACCATCGTTTAATAGATTAACGGTAACCGCCGAGGTTGGCTGTTTACTAAGCACCAGGGTGTAGTCATCGCCCTTTGTATCACTTACTAAGGTCGCACCACCGCTCTGGGTAACAACAACCGAGCCACTGTCGTTATCGACTACATCGATAGTGACATCCGCATTCGCAACGCTGTTGTAAGCAGAACTCACCAGGTCACTGTTAGCACTTAATGTCACACCGGCACGGTAAAGGTTTTCCACATCAGCGTCATCAGTCGCCAGTACAGTGAAGCTCTTCGTAGTATTCCAGTCAGCATGGTTAAAGGTCAGTGTGTTGCCACTCAAATTAAGCTGGCTGCTCTGCCCGGTTGGTATCACTTCATTTAAATTCACTGTGACGGTTTCACCAACCGCCGGACGGGTTGCCAGGCGAACATTGAATGTTTCAGCGGTGCTGCCTTCAACAACTTTAGGGTCGACAATACTGGTAACAATAATGTCGGCCTGATCGTTATCATTCACCTGCACTTCAATGTTGTTGATATCCAGATTATCAAAATCCGGGTTATCACTGCGCACACTGTGGCTAATAACATAATCCCGCTCACCTTCTGCGCCAGCATCATCAACTGCTTTCACATAAATGGTCGTTGTATCCGCCCAGTTCACGCCTGTTTCGTAAGTCACCACCAGAGATTCGTAGAAATTCACATTATCGGTCGATACCAGAATACTGTCGGCTGCATTACCAGTATCGTCTTTATCGCTACTGGATGCTCTGGCTGCGGAAACTGTTACATATGCCACAGTCGCTAAAGTCGGCTCTGCGACACTCAGAGATAATTCATAGTTATCTTGCAAGCCATCTTCATCAACCAGTACCTGGCCATCAACGCTATCAATCGCGACAGCACCGTTACTGCTGTTAGCAACGTTCAGAGAGACACCGTTAACGAAAATGCCGTTATACGCCGGGTCATTACTGAAAACACTGTGGTTAACAAAGCTGCTTCGACCTTCAACAGAGTAAGACACAATCGGTTGAGTAACATCACTGGCAACATTAAAAGTATCAGCCCCCAGGCCACCGATAATAGTCGTTTCAACATCCGGATTGGTGCTCAGAATGTAGAAGGTATCATCGCCTTCAAGACCATCTACTTCGGCAATTTCTACACCTTCATAACCGATATTCAAACCGGCACCAAAAATGCCATTTTCGGTAATCATGAAGTTATCGTCAGCTTCCGTACCCAGAACAACTACAGTATCTGTACCGCTACCACCGTCAATCTTCAGCGGTGAGTTAATGCTGTACTGGATGTCATCAGCACCCTCGCCACCAAAGAGTTCAACATCACCGCCACCGGCGGTCAGGCTGCTGCCCTTCTTCAGGAAGGCACGGACGATGAAGCTGTCATCACCGGCTTCGCCATAGAGCTTGGTAATCGCTTTGTTTGAATAAACCTTGATCTGATCTTTACCGTCACCACCGTAAACAACCATTGGCAGGCTGTTACCCTTACTCAGGAAACCCAGTGTGGTTTCAGTTGTTTCTATGTCATCACCCAGAGCGACAGTACCTACGCTGGCCTTACGGTCCAGACCAAATAACTGACCTATCTGGAAGTTATCATCACCGGCACCACCATCCAGCGTTGTGATAGAGCTGTTATCATCACTGAAGAAACTATCTTTACCGGCATGGCCATTAAGGGTAAGTCGGGCGTTGATGTTACGGTCATAGTTAACCCGCTCTACCTTATTCACATAACCGCCGGCACCATCGTCATGCATTGCAGCTACAAAGTTTGCCCGCAGCAGGAAGGTATCGTCTTGCGCTGTACCGTTGATGGTCAGAGTATCAGCGCCATCTGCCTCGGTACCTGTATCCGTCACATCAATGACATAATCAGCGTTATTGCCAGTGCGGTTGATGATGTAAGTATCAGTACCACCTTCACCATCAAGCACCAGCTTATCTGCACGGCTGTGCAATGCATTCACTGTCAGAGTATCGTTGCCTGTGCCACCTTTAACAGTGACATCACCATCTATCTGCTGCACGTCAATCAGTACCTGATCATTTCCGGCAGCCGTGTTAATACTGATGGTCTGAGCTTGCAGGGTGCCGGTTAAGTTAACCTGATCATCATCACCATTGCCGTTGATAACAATTCCCTGAGCCGCTTTCAGCGTGCCCTGAATATTTACCTGTGCACCTTCGGCATCCTGATTACCAGTAGTGCCTTTATCGATTTGAATAACAATATTGGTGGCCGCATCCAGAACAGCACCACTCTGTACAGTTAAACCGTCACCGGAATCTACATTAATAGCACCGGTGTTCGAGGTCAGGGTAATACCTGAATTCACCGTAATATTATCGTTAGCAGAATTATC
The DNA window shown above is from Aliamphritea ceti and carries:
- a CDS encoding HlyD family efflux transporter periplasmic adaptor subunit — its product is MNEQLNPTELGLMALDSASQGQINSAQEEYYGDWLAGQDHLIDGLQSALILVPVQGTLVQAATLENNSQYFYQLIDIAMEQVDSDQPQVASLGSQEQSEVFALVYPLRDTNSEMIALIAMAVGVNREQDLHHALAVLQWSVAGIEVVDYQHRLQQISQDQHGIAERVDILARVMAEPDYPSAAVRLVTELAVLFNCDRVSLGEYKHNRSRLKHLSHSTQFGKRMNLVRCIEQVMDESLDQGQMIRFPQQDVTATEVVLAHSKLSEQQGDACVLSIPLYLKGEAYGALILEGNPDVPFSDEQAELCQSIASLVMPALEDKRLNDRPLWRKCTDSASRQLGRLLGPGFLGRKLFFIGFLALSYFLYTATGPYRLSAEARINSAIQRAVVAPYDGYIESATARAGDEVQAGQVLIHLDDRDLRLERLKWLSEKAKLNRQYQEALAVRDRAKINIITAQQSQVDAQLELVASQLTRAELTAPFDGLVVSGDLSQRLGSAVTKGEELLAVSPLNSYRIHMLVKESRIADVALEQSGTLHLSALPETPFEFTLSKITPLTEARDGATYFIVEGELLSGADKLQPGMEGIAKVSIDERKLIDIWSRETLEWLRLRLWAWWG